From Halotia branconii CENA392, the proteins below share one genomic window:
- a CDS encoding type II toxin-antitoxin system RelE family toxin yields MSYTVVISRSVQKQIDNLTEDITLRVIEKIQNLAAKPRPDGVVKLKGADNEYRIRIGNYRVRYEVDDESQLVQILQCKHRKDVYRKS; encoded by the coding sequence ATGAGTTATACAGTCGTTATTTCAAGATCGGTACAAAAGCAGATTGATAATTTAACTGAAGATATTACCCTGCGTGTGATTGAGAAAATTCAAAATCTAGCTGCAAAACCGCGTCCCGATGGAGTTGTCAAGTTAAAAGGTGCTGATAACGAGTATCGTATCCGTATAGGTAATTACAGAGTCCGTTATGAGGTTGACGATGAAAGTCAGCTAGTACAGATTTTGCAGTGTAAGCATCGGAAAGATGTTTATAGAAAAAGTTAA